In Sporichthya brevicatena, the DNA window GCAGGCGGCGGACCTCGACACGCAGCACGCCGAGCTCGCCGCGCAGGAGGAGAAGCTCACCCTCGCCGCCCAGCGGCTGCAGGCCCAGGTCGACTCCTTCCGCACCCGCAAGGAGACGATCAAGGCCAGCTACACCGCGGCCGAGGCCCAGACGCGGGTCAACGAGGCCGTCAGCGGCCTGTCCGACGAGCTGGGCGAGGTCGGCCTCGCGATCCAGCGGGCCGAGGACAAGACCCAGCAGATGCAGGCCCGGGCGGGTGCGATCGACGAGCTGATCGCCGCCGGCACCCTCGACGCCGGGCCGGGGGCCCGGGACGACGTCGCCGCCGAGCTGACCCGGCTGTCGTCGGCGTCGGACGTCGAGCTCGAGATGACGCGGATGAAGGCCGAACTCGCCGCCGGCGGCAGCACGCCGCCGAAGGAGATCGGCACGAACGAGAAGCCCGACGGCGCCTGACCCGACGCTGACCCGGCGCCGTCCCTGCCGCGCGCCTCCCGCCCGGGTTCTACGCTGACGTCCGCCCTGACCTGCCCGAACCGGGCTCGCCGCCCGAGGAACCGAGGACCTGCGCCCGTGGCCGTGGACTTCTTCGACGACCGTCTGCTCGAGGACGAGACCGCGCTCGCCGGGGTCGACGACCTGCTCCGTCATCTCGCCGAGGCCGGCTCGCGCGTGCGCCACGAGGTGAACGCCGCGACCGAGGCGATGGCGGCACTGGCCAACACGCAGCGCCCCCGTGCGGTCGTCGCCGCCGGGTCCGACGCCCGCCTGCTGCGGGCGGTCCTGGAGCCCTGGTGCCCGGTGCCGTTCGTCGCGTGGCCGGGCCCCGGCCTGCCGGGGTGGGCCGGTGCGCTCGACCTCGTCGTGGTCATCGCGCCCGGCGGCCACAGCCCGGACGCCGCGTCCGCCGCCGCCGAGGCCGTCCGCCGCGGGTGCAACC includes these proteins:
- a CDS encoding PspA/IM30 family protein, which codes for MGMWQRLKLIFKAKANKALDRAEDPRETLDYSYSKQLEMLQRVRRGVVDVASSRKRLELQQQQLRTQADKCEEQARQALALGREDLAREVLTRRSAIQQQAADLDTQHAELAAQEEKLTLAAQRLQAQVDSFRTRKETIKASYTAAEAQTRVNEAVSGLSDELGEVGLAIQRAEDKTQQMQARAGAIDELIAAGTLDAGPGARDDVAAELTRLSSASDVELEMTRMKAELAAGGSTPPKEIGTNEKPDGA